A stretch of Chitinophaga caeni DNA encodes these proteins:
- a CDS encoding DUF937 domain-containing protein, whose protein sequence is MLDQLVQLVKNYAGEAIVSNPAVPNDQNDAMINEASQSISNGLQTALANGQTQDVLGLLKGQTGTDTSNPLVNNISGNFISNIMQKFNISPEMASSIAGSIIPSVMGGLVNKTNDPSDNSFSLPGILSSLTGGGNSNLSGMLDKLGLDRDGDGDVDLQDLTSMLSKGAQQQQSQQGGGGLGDLLGGFFGK, encoded by the coding sequence ATGCTAGATCAACTAGTTCAACTTGTTAAAAATTACGCTGGCGAAGCCATCGTTTCCAATCCCGCTGTGCCTAATGATCAAAATGATGCAATGATCAATGAAGCGAGCCAATCGATCTCCAATGGTTTGCAAACCGCTTTGGCTAACGGCCAGACGCAGGATGTACTGGGCCTCTTAAAAGGTCAAACCGGAACCGATACCAGTAATCCCCTGGTAAATAACATTTCCGGTAACTTCATCAGCAATATCATGCAAAAGTTCAATATCAGCCCTGAAATGGCTTCTTCCATTGCCGGTAGTATCATACCGAGTGTTATGGGCGGACTTGTAAATAAAACGAACGATCCTTCTGATAATAGCTTCTCATTACCGGGCATCTTATCTTCCCTGACCGGTGGCGGCAATAGCAATTTATCCGGTATGCTGGATAAATTGGGCTTAGATCGCGATGGAGATGGTGATGTAGATTTGCAAGATCTTACAAGCATGTTGAGCAAAGGCGCACAACAACAGCAGTCGCAACAAGGTGGCGGGGGATTAGGTGATTTGCTCGGCGGGTTCTTCGGGAAATAA
- a CDS encoding OmpA family protein yields MKRMNATVAIALAGTIFLSSCSTWQSMDNTKKGGAIGVGGGAAAGAVIGKAAGNTALGAIIGAAVGGTAGVLIGKKMDKQAQEIENEVPNAQVERVGEGINVTFDSGVLFGFDKSDLSATAKENIDKLSDILSKYPDTYVRVEGHTDDTGSDSYNYGLSERRAKSVANYLTSHGVASNRVQTYWYGETQPKYPNDSDANRAKNRRVEFSIFANEKMKAEMKNEAGQQ; encoded by the coding sequence ATGAAACGAATGAATGCAACAGTAGCGATTGCTTTAGCGGGTACTATTTTTTTAAGTAGTTGCAGTACTTGGCAATCAATGGATAATACGAAAAAAGGCGGAGCGATAGGTGTAGGTGGTGGTGCTGCTGCTGGTGCCGTAATTGGTAAAGCAGCCGGGAATACTGCCCTGGGCGCCATTATAGGTGCCGCGGTTGGTGGTACGGCTGGTGTACTGATCGGTAAGAAAATGGATAAGCAAGCACAAGAGATTGAAAACGAAGTTCCCAACGCACAAGTTGAACGTGTTGGTGAAGGTATCAATGTGACATTCGACTCCGGGGTACTTTTCGGATTTGATAAATCTGACCTGAGCGCTACGGCAAAAGAAAATATTGATAAGCTGTCTGATATCTTGAGCAAATACCCCGACACATATGTACGCGTGGAAGGGCATACGGATGATACTGGTTCGGATTCTTATAACTATGGTTTATCTGAACGCCGTGCTAAATCTGTAGCCAATTATTTAACTTCTCACGGGGTAGCATCCAATAGGGTTCAAACATACTGGTACGGTGAAACGCAACCTAAGTACCCAAATGATTCCGATGCTAACAGGGCAAAAAACCGCCGCGTGGAATTTTCCATCTTTGCCAACGAAAAAATGAAAGCGGAGATGAAAAATGAAGCGGGTCAACAATAG
- a CDS encoding aspartate aminotransferase family protein, with protein MNNRQLFLQHVAQTSDAPLALEMKEAKGMYIYGVDGKEYLDMIAGISVCNVGHCHPDVVKAIQGQAASYMHLIVYGEFIQSPQVAYATYLSNLLPNPLNCVYFTNSGSEATEGAMKLAKRYTGRHEIIAFKNSYHGSTQGSLSIMGDEYWRNAYRPLLPGIHHLDYNAFEALEAINHKTACVIAESVQAEAGVKAPSKDWMQALRKRCDETGTLLILDEIQCGFGRNGTLWAFEQYGIVPDVLLLGKALGAGMPMGAFIADKEIMWSLTNQPVLGHITTFGGHPVACAAGLAGAKALIEGKYIDAVNSKKELLLKHLKHPAIKDIRAVGLMVAVEFESFNLNKKVIDQCIADGLITDWFLFAANCLRLVPPLIISEDEIMKACSIITKAIDKVLTP; from the coding sequence ATGAATAACAGGCAGCTTTTTTTACAACATGTGGCCCAAACTTCAGATGCTCCCTTGGCCCTGGAGATGAAGGAGGCCAAAGGCATGTATATCTACGGAGTTGACGGGAAGGAATACCTGGATATGATAGCAGGTATTAGTGTTTGTAACGTGGGGCATTGCCATCCTGATGTTGTAAAGGCCATACAGGGGCAAGCGGCTAGTTATATGCACCTGATCGTTTACGGCGAATTTATCCAGTCACCGCAAGTAGCTTATGCTACCTATCTGAGCAATTTATTGCCGAACCCGTTGAACTGCGTATATTTTACCAACTCCGGCAGCGAAGCAACGGAAGGCGCTATGAAATTGGCAAAGAGATATACCGGGCGCCACGAGATCATCGCATTTAAAAATAGTTACCACGGCTCAACGCAAGGTTCGTTAAGCATCATGGGAGATGAATATTGGAGAAATGCTTACCGGCCATTGTTACCGGGGATTCATCACCTGGATTATAATGCTTTTGAAGCGCTCGAAGCTATTAACCATAAAACTGCGTGCGTGATAGCTGAAAGTGTGCAGGCTGAGGCCGGTGTAAAAGCTCCTTCTAAAGATTGGATGCAGGCTTTACGGAAGCGCTGCGATGAAACGGGTACCTTATTGATATTAGATGAAATACAATGCGGCTTCGGGAGAAATGGAACTTTATGGGCATTTGAGCAATACGGTATCGTACCGGATGTATTATTGCTTGGAAAGGCTTTAGGTGCGGGAATGCCGATGGGCGCTTTTATCGCGGATAAAGAAATCATGTGGAGCTTAACCAATCAGCCGGTACTAGGGCATATCACGACATTTGGCGGGCACCCGGTGGCATGTGCCGCAGGTTTGGCCGGGGCAAAAGCATTAATTGAAGGAAAATATATTGATGCTGTAAATAGTAAGAAAGAATTGCTTTTAAAGCATTTGAAACATCCTGCCATTAAAGATATCCGGGCTGTCGGTTTAATGGTAGCAGTGGAATTTGAAAGTTTTAACTTGAATAAAAAAGTGATCGATCAATGCATTGCCGACGGACTAATTACGGACTGGTTTCTCTTTGCAGCAAATTGCTTGAGGCTCGTTCCGCCATTAATAATTAGCGAAGATGAGATCATGAAAGCTTGCAGCATTATAACAAAGGCTATAGATAAGGTATTAACCCCGTAG
- a CDS encoding vWA domain-containing protein: MNIESWKHITFAHPYFFWLLLLLPVFIYWQLKQAKRSEGSFQISSLQGLKGLPVSWKVRLRPLLFILRLLTFTALVVAMARPQSSNTTENIESEGIDIVLGIDISGSMLAEDLKPNRMEAAKKVAMDFIDSRISDRIGLVVFAGESFTQCPITTDHEVLKSQLAQVKSGMLQDGTAIGMGLATSVDRLRESKAKSKVIILLTDGVNNTGLVDPLTALEIAKAFKVRVYTIGVGTTGSAPMPMPMPDGSIQVVMQQVQIDEPLMRKIATETGGQYFRATNNASLANIYHEIDKLERTKVEITSFKRYQEHFFPFAMIALACLFLEVVLRYTLFRRLP, from the coding sequence ATGAACATAGAATCGTGGAAACATATCACCTTTGCACATCCTTATTTCTTTTGGTTGTTGCTTTTGTTGCCCGTATTCATTTATTGGCAATTAAAACAAGCCAAGCGATCAGAGGGTAGTTTTCAAATCTCCAGCTTACAGGGTTTGAAAGGCTTGCCCGTGTCATGGAAAGTAAGGCTAAGGCCCTTGCTGTTCATCCTCCGGTTGTTGACGTTTACGGCATTGGTCGTGGCGATGGCAAGACCGCAATCATCCAATACAACGGAAAATATTGAAAGTGAAGGGATCGATATCGTGTTAGGAATCGATATTTCTGGAAGTATGTTGGCGGAAGATCTGAAGCCCAACAGGATGGAAGCTGCCAAGAAAGTAGCTATGGACTTCATCGATAGCCGTATCAGTGACCGCATCGGGCTAGTTGTTTTTGCAGGGGAAAGTTTTACACAATGCCCCATTACGACCGATCATGAAGTATTAAAGTCGCAGTTAGCACAAGTAAAAAGCGGTATGTTACAAGATGGTACCGCGATAGGAATGGGCTTGGCAACATCTGTAGACCGCTTGCGTGAAAGTAAAGCTAAAAGTAAAGTCATCATCTTGCTGACAGATGGTGTAAATAATACTGGATTAGTTGATCCGCTGACTGCCTTGGAAATAGCGAAAGCATTTAAAGTGCGTGTATATACCATCGGGGTTGGAACAACTGGCAGCGCCCCTATGCCGATGCCAATGCCGGATGGCAGCATCCAGGTGGTAATGCAACAGGTTCAGATCGATGAACCGTTGATGCGTAAAATAGCCACTGAAACCGGTGGTCAATATTTCCGGGCAACGAACAATGCATCCTTGGCCAATATTTATCACGAAATTGACAAGTTGGAGCGCACCAAGGTAGAAATCACATCCTTTAAAAGATACCAAGAACATTTCTTCCCATTTGCCATGATTGCCTTGGCATGCTTATTCTTAGAAGTTGTACTGAGGTACACCTTGTTCCGTAGGTTGCCTTAG
- a CDS encoding gamma carbonic anhydrase family protein: MPVILPVKGVFPKMGSNCFIAPNATIVGDVNMGNDCSIWFNAVVRGDVNSIVMGNKVNIQDGAVIHCTYEKTRTVIGNNVSIGHNAIVHGCTVADNVLIGMGAIVMDNAVIGSNSIIAAGAVVLENTVVEAGSIYAGVPAKKVKSISQELIHGEIDRIANNYLMYSSWFKDQPEE; encoded by the coding sequence ATGCCTGTTATTTTACCGGTTAAGGGAGTATTTCCAAAGATGGGAAGCAATTGTTTTATCGCGCCCAATGCTACTATCGTGGGCGATGTTAATATGGGTAACGACTGTAGTATCTGGTTCAATGCCGTAGTAAGAGGGGATGTAAATAGCATCGTGATGGGTAACAAGGTAAATATCCAGGACGGAGCCGTTATCCACTGTACTTATGAAAAAACAAGAACCGTAATCGGGAACAATGTCTCAATTGGTCATAACGCGATCGTACATGGCTGCACTGTAGCAGATAACGTACTGATCGGTATGGGCGCCATCGTGATGGATAATGCTGTTATCGGCAGTAATTCTATCATTGCAGCCGGGGCCGTCGTGTTGGAAAATACGGTAGTAGAAGCCGGGTCGATCTATGCTGGCGTGCCTGCCAAAAAAGTCAAAAGCATCAGCCAAGAATTAATCCATGGTGAAATTGATCGTATTGCTAATAATTATCTCATGTACTCAAGTTGGTTCAAAGATCAGCCGGAAGAATAA
- the rsgA gene encoding ribosome small subunit-dependent GTPase A: protein MQATVYRSTGSWYTVKTAEGKMLQARMKGVFKKDEDITSTNPVAVGDSVEIEMEENSADGNAMITDIHPRKNYIVRLSPHGRHKKHIIAANMDQAVLICTLKQPKTSQGFIDRFLVTAAAYHIPVVLVFNKKDLYKAKEMAHYEYWESLYTDIGYKVMLVSADTKEGVNEFIDCLANKTTLVSGHSGVGKSSLINLVLPGAELRTKAVSDWSGKGLHTTTFAEMFDIPGGGSIIDTPGIRELGIVDIEKSELSHYFLEMQPYLQQCQFNNCLHVNEPGCAVKEAVREGLIDEDRYVSYVTLLESIGAKDYRV, encoded by the coding sequence TTGCAAGCGACAGTTTATAGATCCACCGGGAGCTGGTACACCGTGAAAACGGCCGAAGGAAAAATGTTACAGGCCCGTATGAAAGGTGTGTTCAAAAAAGATGAAGACATAACTTCTACTAACCCGGTAGCAGTAGGGGATTCCGTTGAGATCGAGATGGAGGAAAATAGTGCCGATGGTAATGCGATGATTACGGATATCCATCCCAGGAAGAATTATATCGTCCGGTTATCTCCCCACGGCAGGCATAAAAAACACATCATCGCTGCGAATATGGACCAGGCGGTTTTGATTTGCACGCTTAAGCAACCTAAAACTTCCCAAGGCTTTATAGATCGTTTCCTGGTAACCGCGGCGGCATATCATATCCCCGTGGTATTGGTATTTAATAAGAAAGATTTATACAAGGCCAAGGAAATGGCACATTACGAATACTGGGAATCGCTGTACACCGATATCGGTTATAAGGTGATGCTGGTATCTGCCGATACGAAGGAAGGTGTAAACGAGTTTATCGATTGCCTCGCTAATAAAACGACCTTGGTTTCCGGCCATTCCGGTGTGGGGAAATCATCTTTGATCAACTTGGTACTACCCGGTGCGGAGTTGAGAACTAAGGCAGTTAGCGATTGGTCCGGAAAAGGCTTGCACACCACTACCTTTGCTGAAATGTTTGATATCCCGGGCGGCGGTAGCATTATCGATACACCCGGCATCCGTGAGCTCGGGATAGTTGATATCGAGAAAAGCGAGCTATCGCATTACTTTTTGGAGATGCAACCTTATCTTCAACAATGCCAATTTAATAACTGCTTACACGTCAACGAACCCGGTTGCGCCGTGAAGGAAGCCGTGAGGGAAGGTTTGATCGATGAAGACCGGTATGTAAGTTATGTAACCTTGTTAGAAAGTATCGGCGCCAAAGACTACAGGGTATAA
- a CDS encoding VOC family protein, with amino-acid sequence MEIISVHLHTHRLPGLVNFYREVLGFPVTVAPGQQSAIIQIGNSQLVFKSSNEAAYHHFAFNIPFALFNQAFEWLKERVKLLPYNDELIVPFDNWDAKAMYFHDPAGNIVEYIARGEIFLELPANAKFTPDYMMEISEIGLPVADVPLTCDHLKALGLDKYDGDDLLFNAMGDPTGLFIVVDKELKTWLPTHEKAIPYSSKVIFRTMPGGNVFVLRLHPGGKVSYEPVDGPHN; translated from the coding sequence ATGGAGATCATATCTGTTCACTTACATACCCATCGCTTACCGGGGCTGGTAAATTTTTACCGGGAAGTTTTAGGCTTCCCGGTAACGGTTGCCCCGGGCCAGCAATCTGCCATCATACAAATCGGTAACAGCCAGCTAGTATTTAAATCTTCTAACGAAGCGGCTTACCATCATTTTGCTTTCAATATCCCGTTCGCATTATTCAACCAAGCCTTTGAATGGCTGAAGGAAAGGGTAAAGCTGCTGCCATATAATGATGAACTTATCGTCCCGTTTGATAATTGGGATGCTAAAGCAATGTATTTCCACGATCCGGCGGGGAACATCGTAGAATATATAGCCCGCGGTGAAATATTTCTCGAATTACCGGCCAATGCGAAATTCACACCGGATTATATGATGGAAATTAGCGAAATAGGACTCCCCGTTGCCGATGTACCCCTTACCTGCGATCATTTGAAAGCCTTGGGCCTTGATAAATACGATGGCGACGACCTGCTATTTAATGCCATGGGAGACCCTACGGGCTTATTTATCGTGGTAGATAAGGAACTGAAAACTTGGCTTCCTACGCATGAAAAAGCCATCCCTTATTCCAGTAAAGTAATTTTTAGAACAATGCCGGGAGGAAATGTGTTTGTATTAAGGTTGCATCCGGGAGGTAAGGTAAGCTACGAGCCTGTAGACGGTCCTCATAATTGA